The genomic segment CCTCCGCGCTGCCCCAATAATCGGCGAATCGCCGGGCTCGCTCCAGCGATTCAGCCGCACGCATCATGTCCTTCGGCGCATCGCGCGAAACCTGCGGATCGTCGCTGATGTTCTGAAATGCAATAACCGCTTGTTCCAGTTGCTGTTGCGACTGCTGCGTGGCACAGCCGTGGAGCCCGGCTAGCGCCACCAGTAACACCGACGTGAGGACAGGCTTCACTGCAAATCCCCCAACTGTTCGCGTAGCCGTGCGATGCGGCGAGCCAACTCCGCCAGCTCCTGCTGACTCTTATCGTTCAGTACGCTGGCCTCCGCCAACCGAGCATCCAGCTCCGCTTTCTCGGCGAGCCGACGGGCCTGCCGATAGTCCTCGTCCTTCATCGCCACAACCGCAGCCGCGAGTTCGTCCTCGGCCAGAGCCAACGCCGGCGTTTGTTCCGATGCGCCCACTGAACGTGCCTGGGTCAACGCCTGCTCGGTGAGGCGCAGCTGTTCAGTAGGAGCCGGATCGCTAGCGCAGCCAACCATCACCGATAGCATGAGCATGCAGGAAAGATGCTTTATCAAAAGAGAGACCTTAGCGTTGCGAATTGCTTGTCGGCGCCGTCTGCTGCTTCCAGCGCTCGAGATTCTCCACCAGCAGTTGCTGCGGCACGCCGGCGGCGCGCAATTCTGTCATTTTTATTGCGAGCTGTCCGCGCAACCACGGCCCATTGCAGGCCGAGTCGTGTGCCACAGCGAAATACATACCGCGGCTGGAAACCGCCGGCTCCAGCCGCTGTATATCGGCAAGCAGCCCTCGCGGGTCGGCCAGCGCGACAACACTGTACCGCTCGTGCAACACATAGTCGGATTTGCCCGTCAGTAACCTTTGCACGGCTTCGGTCAAGCTGGGCGAGGAGCGCAAGCGAAGATGGTCCTTGGCATATACCTGCAATTCACTACCGAAGTGCGTCGTCGCGACATAGGTGCCGGAGCGGCCCGCCAGATCATTGCGGCTGGAGTAGAGAAAACCCGGCTCGTTGCGTACCCAGGCGGACATTTGCAGAGTAGCGATCGACGGATGAATGAAATCCAGATGCGCCAATTCCGGCAGGTCACGCACCGCATCGGCCAATAAATCTACCCGGCCGCTGCGCACTTCTTCGAGCGCCTTGTCGGCATCGCCCGTATAGAGAAGCTCGAGTTTCAGATCGAGTGAATCGGTGATCTTCTTCAATAGATCGGCGTTCGCACCGATCAGGCGCTTGGAATTCTGCGGATCGCGCCAGAGGAACGGCGGATTATCCGCACCGCCTGTGGCAATCAGCCGATCACACTTGGCAGCCGCCGCGTTCGCCACCATGGGAGTTGCCAGCAACAAGGCGATCAAGGCGGATTTCAGCGCAACGGCACATCGCATGGAAAACCTCATCGTTTGGAATCGAACAGGCACCCTGTCGGTGCCAGTGCGGAATATTACCATCGGCCAACGCAGCCGAGCTGCCAAAAAAAAACCCGCTGCAAGAGCGGGTTTTTGCTTAAGCGGCTCGGTCAGACGAGTCGCTCGAGCTCCGGCACGATCTCGAACAGATCGCCCACCAGGCCGTAATCGGCAACCTGGAAGATCGGAGCTTCTTCGTCCTTGTTGATCGCGACGATCACTTTGGAATCCTTCATGCCCGCCAAGTGCTGGATGGCACCAGAGATACCGACGGCGATGTACAGCTGTGGCGCGACGATCTTGCCGGTCTGACCCACCTGCATATCGTTGGGCACGAAGCCGGCATCGACTGCCGCCCGCGAGGCACCGACGGCAGCGCCGAGCTTGTCGGCCAGCGCATACAAGTGCTTGAAGTTTTCGCCGTTCTGCATGCCACGGCCACCGGAGATGACGATCTTGGCAGCGGTCAGCTCGGGACGGTCGGACTTGGCAAGCTCTTCGCCGATGAAAGCAGAAACGCCTGCGTCGCCAGTGCTGGAAACCTGCTCGACACTGGCCGAGCCGCCTTCGGCGCTGACCGGATCGAAACCGGTGGAACGCACGGTGATGACCTTGATCGGTGCGCTCGACTGCACGGTGGCAATGGCGTTACCGGCATAGATCGGGCGCTTGAAGGTATCAGCGCTTTCGACGCTGATGATCTCGGAGATCTGATCGACATCCAGCTGGGCGGCGACGCGCGGCAGGAAGTTCTTGCCATTGGTGGTCGCGGCAGCCAGTACGTGGCTGTAAGCGGCCGGCGAGGTTCCTTGCGCCAGTCCGGCGATCAGCGGTGCGACGTTTTCCGGCAGCTGATGGGCGTACGCTGGGTCATCGGCGACCAGCACCTTGGAGACACCTTCGATCTTGGCAGCCGCCTCACCGATGGCACCGCAACCGCTACCGGCTACCAGTACATGAATGTCACCACCGATGGCTTTTGCAGCGGCCACGGTGTTGAGGGTCGCAGCCGCCAGGACCGCATTGTTGTGTTCAGCGATAACCAGGATAGTCATTTAGATTACCTTCGCCTCGTTCTTCAGTTTCTCGACCAGTTCAGCTACGGACTTGACCTTGATACCCGCGCTGCGAGCAGCCGGCGCTTCGACTTTCAAGGTCTTCACGGTGGACGTGGTGGACACGCCCAGCGCATCTGGAGTCAGGACTTCCAGCGGCTTCTTCTTGGCCTTCATGATGTTTGGCAACGACGCGTAGCGCGGCTCGTTCAGGCGCAGGTCGGTGGTCACGATTGCCGGCAGGTTCAGCGCAACGGTCTGTGCGCCGCCATCGATTTCACGTTCAACCTTGACCTTGTCGCCTTCCACTTCGACCTTCGAGGCGAAGGTGCCTTGGGCGAATCCGGTCAGCGCGCCGAGCATCTGGCCGGTCTGGTTGTTGTCGCTGTCGATAGCCTGTTTGCCGAGAATGACCAGCTGCGGCTGCTCCTTGTCGACAACCGCCTTCAGCAATTTGGCGACCGCCAGCGAGTTGAGCTCTTCAGTCGATTCGACCAGCACGGCACGATCGGCACCCAATGCCAGCGCAGTACGCAGCTGCTCTTGAGCGGCAGTCGGGCCAATGGAAACCACGACGATTTCGCTCGCAACGCCCTTCTCTTTCAGGCGCACGGCTTCTTCCACGGCGATTTCGCAGAAGGGGTTCATCGACATCTTGACGTTGGCGAGGTCGACGCCGGAGTTGTCCGCCTTGACGCGGACCTTGACGTTGTAATCGACCACTCGTTTGACAGCTACAAGAATCTTCATGGATTCCTCGTTACTCTCCGGTGAATAGAATATCGCCGAGGCGAACCGAGCCATGCTCGAGGTCCGGACCGTCACTTCAGCCGCGGAACCAGTTCGGCGAGCGCATAACTGCCCGTATCTTGACTGCTGGCAACGGCCGGGGTCAACAACGCATATACCCCGCTATAAGCCGCAGTTTCTCGATTCTAACAGCCTTACAGAAAATTCAAACAAACGTTTGTATTGGACCCTTTCCGGCGTCTATATATAATGCGGCAGCTCGGCTTGGTCAGGGAAACGATCCAGCCCTCCACTATCTACATAACAATCAAGCCTTGAGTAGGAGATAGCCAATGGAACGCGAATACATGGAATTCGACGTAGTGATCGTCGGCGCCGGCCCCGCGGGCCTGTCCGCTGCCTGCCGACTGAAGCAGAGAGCGGCCGATGCTGGTAAGGAAATCAGTGTCTGCGTCGTCGAGAAGGGTTCCGAGGTAGGCGCCCACATCCTATCTGGCGCGGTGTTCGAGCCTCGCGCACTCAACGAACTCTTTCCCAACTGGAAAGAACTCGAAGCGCCGCTGAATACCCCGGTCAAGCGCGACGACATCTACTTGCTCAAGAGTGCCGACGCCGCTCGCAAGTTGCCCAATGCACTGGTTCCGAAAACCATGCATAACGAAGGCAACTACATCATTTCTCTGGGCAATCTTTGCCGCTGGCTGGCCCAGCAGGCCGAAAATCTCGGTGTAGAAATCTACCCTGGCTTCGCCGCTCAGGAAGCATTGATCGACGAACACGGTGTGGTTCGCGGCATCGTTACCGGCGATCTCGGCGTCGACCGCGAAGGCAATCCGAAGGAAGGCATGTATACGCCCGGCATGGAGCTGCGCGCGAAGTACACGCTGTTCGCCGAAGGCTGCCGTGGTCACATCGGCAAACAGCTGATCAACCGTTTCCAGCTCAACGCCAACGTCGACCCGCAGCACTACGGCATCGGCATCAAGGAACTCTGGGACATCGACCCAGCCAAGCACGAGCAAGGCCTGGTCGTTCACACCGCGGGCTGGCCTTTGAACGATGCGAACACCGGCGGTTCGTTCCTCTATCATCTGGAGAACAACCAGGTGGTGGTCGGCCTGATCGTCGACCTGTCCTACAGCAACCCGTTCCTCTCTCCGTTCGATGAGTTTCAGCGCTACAAGCATCACCCGGTGATCAAACAGTATCTCGAAGGCGGCAAGCGTGTTTCCTACGGTGCACGTGCCATTGCCAAGGGCGGCATCAACTCACTTCCGAAAATGGTCTTTAACGGCGGCGCACTGATCGGTTGCGATGCCGGTACGCTGAACTTCGCCAAGATCAAGGGCAGCCATACCGCGATGAAATCCGGCATGCTGGCCGCCGAAGCAGTGGCGGATGCGCTGTTCGCTGGCCGTGAAGGCGGTGACGAGCTCACCGGCTACGAAGAAGGCTTCAAGGCCAGCTGGCTGTACCAGGAGCTGTACGCCAGCCGCAACTTCGGTGCGGCGATCCATAAGTGGGGCGCGGTTAAGGGTGGTGCTTTCAACTTCATCGACCAGAACATCTTCGGTGGCAAGATTCCCTTCACCCTGCACGACACCAAGCCGGACTACGCCTGCCTGAAGACTGCAGCTGAGTCGAAGAAGATCGATTATCCCAAGCCCGACGGCAAGCTCAGCTTCGACAAGCTCAGCTCGGTATTCCTTTCCAACACCAACCATGAAGAGGAGCAGCCAGTCCATCTCAAACTGACCGATCCGAGCATCCCGATCGAGAAGAACCTGCCCTTGTACGACGAGCCCGCCCAGCGCTATTGCCCAGCTGGTGTCTACGAAGTGGTGGACAATGACGACGGCAGCAAACGCTTCCAGATCAACGCGCAGAACTGCGTGCATTGCAAAACCTGTGACATCAAGGACCCGGCCCAGAACATCACGTGGGTAGCACCGGAAGGCACTGGGGGCCCTAACTACCCCAACATGTAACGACGCCCCTGGTGTGCAACGAACGAACCCCGCCTCCTAGGCGGGGTTCGTGTTTGGGGCTCGATATATTTGCAGAGCGCACAGCCTGATTAAAAGACTGGCGTCGCGCACTTCGCGAGCGACAGCCCACCTAACAAAAGCCCCGACCAATGGCCAGGGCTGCGTCAGCAATTGGGCCTGCCTACCGACAGGCTTGTAATTTGCGTAACCGGCTATCAGAACCCTGCCACGTCATCGGCCTGCAGACCCTTCTGGCCCTGGGTGACCGAAAATTCCACTTGCTGACCTTCGGTCAGAGAGCGGTGGCCTTCGCCACGAATAGCCTGGTAGTGAACAAACACATCCGCACCGCTGCCACGCTGGATGAATCCATAACCCTTGGCATCATTGAACCACTTGACGGTTCCAGTCTCGCGCTCAGCCATTCCTACTTCTCCAACTCGATTCTTATTATTCCCCGTTTCGGGGAGGGACTATCAGGCCTGCCCGCTGAAGGGCACCTGCCAGCGGCAATATACCGGAGCAGGCATGACAAGCGCGTTGCAGGCCATCGACGGACGAGTATAGAACAGGAAAAATGCGCGTCTTCGAGTTTTTCCGTCGTTCATAGCGATGCCGCGTCACCCATGACGCCATTGCAAACCACGGCACTGAACCCGTGCTACACCGGGTCGATTCACCAGGGTCAACCCGCCCTGCGCCGCTGCCACAACAACCGCAGCAGCACGCCCACGGTCAGCAGCAGCGGCGCCAGTGCAATGTGGAAGAATTTCAACGAGCGGCCCAGCGCTTCGATATCAGCGTTTAGCTGATAGCGAACCTCGCGCAATAGTTTGCGAATACGCAGCTTCTCCGCCATGTAACCCTGCAGCGCGGCTTGTTGCTCAGCCGTAGCTCTATAGTGCCTCCCGCGTTCGGCCCTTGCAGCTCGGCAAGTTGCGCCTCGGTGGTGGCCAGGCGTTGCTGTAGCGCCTATTCCTTCTCCCGAAAGCGATTCTCCGCCTGTCGCTGCAGCTCCTCGACCACCACGAACGGCCTGGCGAAGCGACCACGCGAACGCACGCTGATAAGCGCATCGGTACCAGACAGATTGTCCAACGCATCGACCACGAAGGTGCCGTTGTCCGCCCAAGGCTGCGGCATGCGCTGGCCAAGAAGTCCTGCCCCTGCACCCGTCGGCGACAGCGATAACGTTGATGCTGGCGCTTTCCTTCAGCCCATCCTTGCGGCCTTCGATGCCATCCGGATACGCCGACTGCGCCGGCCCCTGAATACGCGCCGCAAGCGTGTAACGCTTACCCGTGGGATCCAGATCACGCAACAGTTCCTCTGGATTTTCCAGCGTCGCGAAGCGTCCTGCCTCGATCGGCATGGCATAGCTGGAGCTCTGATCAGCGGGCTAAAGCGGGTCGTGGCGCCGTCCAACGGTTCTAGAATCCGGCGGTCATCATATTCAGGCTTTCTAGCGAGGCAGTAATCACATCCTCGGTATCCATGGTGCTGCGCTGCGGCAGACTCAGCCAGCCCGGATGGCGGACCGGCCGCCGCTCCGCTCCCACCCCGACGGACACGGCATAGGACGCATCGGCCACACCTGTCGGATGCAATGCGCACGCCTCACGCCTTGAACAGCGGTTCAAGATAAGAGGCCTTGCCCTCGCCGAACTCGCCCGGCCCGATACCCATCCCCGAATCGGCTTCGCTATAGGGGTCGAGGAACACCAGCAACTTGCCGCCGCGAATGACGAACTGGTCGATTGCATAGAGCGTCTGCTCCGGCAGCTCCTTGGGATGCACCAGCATCAGCACCGACACGCTGGCCGGCATCATATCGACGTCGCGCTTGAGACTCTCGATATGGAACTGCTGACGAATGTCCTCCAGCACCATCCATGGCGGTGTCGCCTGCTGGATGCGAATATCGAGACCGCCCGTGATCGGTAGTCCGGAGAGTACACCGACAACCGGCACCTGCGCCGACGCCAGACTCTGCACCAGGCGGCTGATTTCGTATTCGAGGAATTCCTCCTGATCCAGCGGAAAGAACGGGATGTTCTGCGTTTGCCCATCAGCGTTAGTGCCGGCCAAACCGAGTAAACCTTGTCGCCGCCCTGATTCAGCGGTACGGCTTGCAGCCCTAGCTCAGCGGCGCGATCCTCCTCTTCGGAGAATGGTTCGGGGTCGATCACGTGCAGCTTTAGCTTGCCGTCAGCCGCGCGCTCATACGCCCGCAACATTTCCTCGACGCGCCGGGCATAGTTGCGCAGCGCTACGAGATCCTTGGTCGCCCCGTCCGAGTAGAAAAAACTCAGTTCGATGGGCTTGTCGAGCCCCTCGAGAATGGTCTCGGTACCTTCGGGGATGGTGTAGAGCTTCTGCTCGGTCAGGTCCAGCCGCGCGCCGGTGAACACCAGGCCGGAAAATACGTTGAATGCCAGAACGAGGGCTGCGGACATTGCAACCGGGACGGCGTCGCAGCGTTCGATCTCGATGCGTGTCCGCTTCGTGCGGACTAGCCTCAAGTGAGCCTGTACATGCGCGAGTCATCCGTTGCATCCGCATGACAAACCGACACGAATCCACCGACCATCGCCGAGAAATCCGAATGATCATAGCCATTACCAAGTTCCAGTTGCCCAAACCCATCACACGGAACGAGGCACGAGAAATCTTCCTGAGCACAGCACCGACCTATCAAGGTGTTGCCGGTCTTGTCCGCAAGCACTATCTGCTGTCGCAAGACGGGAGCACAGCCGGCGGGATCTATCTATGGGAATCCCAAGCCGAAGCGGAGGCAATGTACTCCGACAGCTGGAAAACCTTCGTGCGGGAGAAATACGGCACGGAGCCGTCAGTGACCTACTTCGACAGTCCGGTCGTGGTCGACAACATATCCCAGGAGATCCTATCGGATAACCAGCTTGAGTAAATCCGTCTCCCTAGTAATCCGGCCCAGCGGGCCGGATTACGAAAGAACGCGACGGGCGGTGCAACTGGCTCCGAAGCCTGCTGTACGTTCGCTCCGCTCGATGGACAGGCTACTGTTCATCTCTCGGATTTCGGATCGGGTAGATAACGAATGGACGACGCAGCGCTGGTCATCATCGATCAACAGCGAGGAGGTATAGACCACCCCAAGCTGGGCCACCGCAACAACCCAAACGCAGAGGCCGTAATCCTCGCCCTGCTCGCCTACTGGCGGGAGCGACTGAGGCCGGTAATTCATATCAAACACCGTTCGTCTGAGACCGATTCGGTGTTCTGGCCCCTTCAAGAAGGCTTCGCTTTCAAAAATGCGTTTCAGCCCGACGAGACTGAGACAGTGATTGAGAAAATCATGCCCTGCGCGTTTACCACCGTCCTCGAATCGGTTTTGACACAACGAACGTTGCCAGCATCGTCATTACCGGTGCCGCAACAAACAACTCGGTGGAGCAACCGCACGAACTACGGGCTGCAGAGGCATCGACGTATACGTGATTGCAGATGCCTGCCTCGCATTTGCCAAACGGGACTCCAAGGGCGACCACGTAGCGCAACCGAGGCGCATTACATGTCGCTGGCAAACCTGGACGGTGAATATGCGAAGGTTATCAACCTCGAAAAAGTTACTGACCAACGCGGGGAGATAACAGCGTCGGCGCCGAGGTGTTCTATCGCTCATGCATACAGCCTTTTGCCCGCTGACCGGCGTTGCGGCACACTTGCGTCCTTCGAGGGTATTAACCCTTTCACAGTCGAACCTGCCGTATGACCCGTTCCCCGATCCGCCGTCTGATCTTCTCCCTCGTGCGCCGCGTGCTGTACTTCTGGGTGCGCTCCGAAACCATCAATCAGTCCGCATTCACCCTCAAGCTGGACCGCAGCAAGCCGGTGTTCTACGTGTTGCAACGCGCGTCGCTGAGCGATCTGGCGGTGCTCGATCACGAATGCAGCAAGGCTGGGCTGCCACGTCCAGTGGCCGAGGTGGCGGTGGGCAATCATATCGAGCCGGCGGCATTCATCTTTCTTAATCCGGCGGCCAGCTGGTACGGCCGGCGACCACGGATTGTCGCGCCTGAGCCGCTGGTTCGGCTGGTCGGTGCGCTGGAGCAGAACGCGGTGGATAACGCGCAGATCATTCCGGTGAGTGTGTTCTGGGGACAGAACCCGGCACGCGAAACAAGCCCCTGGAAGCTGCTGTTTGCCGACAGCTGGGCGGTGACCGGACGCCTTCGCAAACTGATGAGTATCGTCATCCTCGGCCGCAAGACTCGCGTGCAGTTCTCCGCGCCGATTCAACTCAACGAACTGGTGGCACAGAACAAGGGTCACGAGCGCACCCTGCGCATGGCCCACCGCATGCTGCGGGTGCATTTCCGTAATCAGAAGACAGCGGTGATCGGCCCCGATTTGTCGCACCGTCGCACTCTGGTCAAAGGTCTGGTGCATGCATCGCAAGTACGCCAGGCGATCAAGGCCGAGGCCGAGCGCGAAAACATTTCGCTGGAGAAGGCCGAAGCCCGCGCTCTGCGCTACGGCAATGAGATCGCCTCGGATTACGCCTATACCGCGGTGCGCTTTCTCGAGGTGGTGCTGTCCTGGTTCTGGAACAAGATCTACGACGGCATCCGCGTCAATCATCTGGAGCCGCTGCAAGACGCGGTTCACGGCTACGAAGTCATTTACGTACCCTGTCACCGCAGCCATATCGATTATCTGCTGCTGTCCTATCTGCTGTTTCGCAGCGGCCTGACACCGCCGCACATCGCCGCCGGGATCAACCTCAACATGCCGGTGATCGGCGGTCTGCTGCGCCGCGGCGGTGCCTTCTTCATGCGCCGCTCGTTCAAGGGCAACCCGCTCTACACCTCGGTGTTCAACGAATACCTGCACACCCTGTTCAGCCGCGGTTTTCCGGTGGAGTATTTCGTCGAGGGAGGCCGGTCGCGCACCGGGCGCATGTTGCAACCCAAGACCGGCATGCTCGCTATCACCTTGCGCAGTTATCTGCGCTCCTCGCGCCTGCCGATTCTCTTCGTCCCGGTCTACATCGGTTACGAGCGGGTGCTCGAAGGCCGGACCTATCTCGGCGAACTGCGCGGAGCGGAGAAAAAGAAGGAATCGATCTTCGACGTTTTCAAGGTGATCGGCGCGCTGAAGCAGCGCTTCGGCCAGGTTTGGGTGAACTTCGGCGAGCCGCTGAAGCTCAACGAGTTTCTCGAGCAGCAGCAGCCTGGCTGGCGCCAGCAGAACCTGGCACCGAACTTCCGTCCTGACTGGCTCAACGAGACCACGAACAAGCTGTCCGAACGCATCGCGCAACGACTTAACGAAGCGGCGGCGGTCAACCCGGTTAACCTGGTGGCGCTGGCCATGCTCTCCACCAGTCGTCAGGCGCTGGATCGCCGTTCGCTGGCACGCATTCTCGACCTCTACCAGAACCTGTTGCGCGCGGTTCCCTACTCGCCGCACGTCACCCTGCCGGACGGCAACGGCGATACGCTGATCGACTATGTGAAAGACCTCGGCCTGCTGGCCGAACAGAAGGATGCACTGGGCAACATCCTCTATCTGGATGAGCAGAACGCCGTCCTGATGACCTATTACCGCAACAACGTAATGCATATCTTCGCGCTGCCAGCGCTGCTGGCGAGCTTCTTTCAGAGCAGTTCGCGGATCAGCCGCGAGCAGATCCTGCGCTTCACCGAAGCACTCTACCCCTACCTGCGCGCCGAGCTATTCATGCGCTGGGAGCCGGAAGAACTGGAAGCAATCATTGATCAGTGGTTGGCTGCCTTCGTTGAACAGGGCCTGCTCAAGCTCGACGGTGAGACTTACGTGCGACCGGCGCCCAGCTCGCGTCAGTTCGTTTTGCTGACCCTGCTGGCACGGGTGATCGTGCAGACACTGCAGCGCTTCTACATGGCCATTTCGTTGTTGCTCAACAGCGGGCAGAACACGCTCGATGCTGAGGAATTGGAAACGCTCTGTACGATCATGGCCCAGCGCCTGTCGATCCTGCATGGGCTGAACGCGCCGGAGTTCTTTGACAAGAGCCTGTTCCGGCATTTCATCAAAAGCCTGCAGGCCCAGGACGTGCTGCGTCAGAACGATACCGGCAAGCTCGGTTATCACGACAAACTCGGTGAACTGGCCGAGGGTGTCGCCAAGCGCGTACTTCCCGCCGAGATTCGTTTATCGATTCGCCAGGTGGCACTGGAGCGGCACGAAGATGAAACACCAGTAAGCTGAATCCGCCCGCGCCACAGGACAGCCTCCGCAAAAACACGCTAACGGCGAATCGGCTTAATGCCGAAACGTTCGATCGATGATAAACACGGCACCCATAATCAGCAGGCCATCCACCGAAAACCTTCGGCGGCCTGCCGAGAGGGGACTGTATGACACACACCCGTGTGATCGCCTTGTCGCTCATCGTGGGGCTGGCGGGGTGCGCCACCCCCAGCCTGACCAACCTCACGCCCTCCTCCGCTGCCCGCTCCCCGGTGCCGCTCTATCCACTGCGGGCACAGGTCGATGGCCGCGGCAACCGCATCGCGCACGTCAACGCGGTCATTCATGGCACGCCCTGGGTCATGATGATGCTGCCAGGCGGTCAGCACGCGGTGGGCTACTTCGCCAACACCTGCGAAACCAACATTCCCTATCACTTCAGTGTCGGTTATCAACGCCGCAACTGGCTCGGCTCCGGCTACTCGAGCACCGTCCATGAAAAGCGCTTCCCGGAAGCCTCCGGCTACGTCATGAATGTGACCGGCGAACCGCTGCCGGACGATTGTTCGGCGTCCATTGGGCTGACTTTGAGCGTGAACAGTACGGCTGATGAGGTGGATGTAGAACCGGGGGATGGCATTTGCCGATCCGTTTCCAATCGCTGCACGCTCAGAGCGGCGGTGATGGAAAGCAATGCGCACCAGGGCCATGACCAGATAGAGGTGCCGTCGGGGCACTACGTGCTTTCGTTGACCGGTCGCGAGACCGTGGACGTGCCGAGCGACGCAATCGGCGACCTGGACATCACCGATGGGCTGACC from the Stutzerimonas stutzeri genome contains:
- a CDS encoding YdhR family protein is translated as MIIAITKFQLPKPITRNEAREIFLSTAPTYQGVAGLVRKHYLLSQDGSTAGGIYLWESQAEAEAMYSDSWKTFVREKYGTEPSVTYFDSPVVVDNISQEILSDNQLE
- the plsB gene encoding glycerol-3-phosphate 1-O-acyltransferase PlsB — protein: MTRSPIRRLIFSLVRRVLYFWVRSETINQSAFTLKLDRSKPVFYVLQRASLSDLAVLDHECSKAGLPRPVAEVAVGNHIEPAAFIFLNPAASWYGRRPRIVAPEPLVRLVGALEQNAVDNAQIIPVSVFWGQNPARETSPWKLLFADSWAVTGRLRKLMSIVILGRKTRVQFSAPIQLNELVAQNKGHERTLRMAHRMLRVHFRNQKTAVIGPDLSHRRTLVKGLVHASQVRQAIKAEAERENISLEKAEARALRYGNEIASDYAYTAVRFLEVVLSWFWNKIYDGIRVNHLEPLQDAVHGYEVIYVPCHRSHIDYLLLSYLLFRSGLTPPHIAAGINLNMPVIGGLLRRGGAFFMRRSFKGNPLYTSVFNEYLHTLFSRGFPVEYFVEGGRSRTGRMLQPKTGMLAITLRSYLRSSRLPILFVPVYIGYERVLEGRTYLGELRGAEKKKESIFDVFKVIGALKQRFGQVWVNFGEPLKLNEFLEQQQPGWRQQNLAPNFRPDWLNETTNKLSERIAQRLNEAAAVNPVNLVALAMLSTSRQALDRRSLARILDLYQNLLRAVPYSPHVTLPDGNGDTLIDYVKDLGLLAEQKDALGNILYLDEQNAVLMTYYRNNVMHIFALPALLASFFQSSSRISREQILRFTEALYPYLRAELFMRWEPEELEAIIDQWLAAFVEQGLLKLDGETYVRPAPSSRQFVLLTLLARVIVQTLQRFYMAISLLLNSGQNTLDAEELETLCTIMAQRLSILHGLNAPEFFDKSLFRHFIKSLQAQDVLRQNDTGKLGYHDKLGELAEGVAKRVLPAEIRLSIRQVALERHEDETPVS
- a CDS encoding electron transfer flavoprotein-ubiquinone oxidoreductase yields the protein MEREYMEFDVVIVGAGPAGLSAACRLKQRAADAGKEISVCVVEKGSEVGAHILSGAVFEPRALNELFPNWKELEAPLNTPVKRDDIYLLKSADAARKLPNALVPKTMHNEGNYIISLGNLCRWLAQQAENLGVEIYPGFAAQEALIDEHGVVRGIVTGDLGVDREGNPKEGMYTPGMELRAKYTLFAEGCRGHIGKQLINRFQLNANVDPQHYGIGIKELWDIDPAKHEQGLVVHTAGWPLNDANTGGSFLYHLENNQVVVGLIVDLSYSNPFLSPFDEFQRYKHHPVIKQYLEGGKRVSYGARAIAKGGINSLPKMVFNGGALIGCDAGTLNFAKIKGSHTAMKSGMLAAEAVADALFAGREGGDELTGYEEGFKASWLYQELYASRNFGAAIHKWGAVKGGAFNFIDQNIFGGKIPFTLHDTKPDYACLKTAAESKKIDYPKPDGKLSFDKLSSVFLSNTNHEEEQPVHLKLTDPSIPIEKNLPLYDEPAQRYCPAGVYEVVDNDDGSKRFQINAQNCVHCKTCDIKDPAQNITWVAPEGTGGPNYPNM
- a CDS encoding substrate-binding periplasmic protein; translated protein: MRCAVALKSALIALLLATPMVANAAAAKCDRLIATGGADNPPFLWRDPQNSKRLIGANADLLKKITDSLDLKLELLYTGDADKALEEVRSGRVDLLADAVRDLPELAHLDFIHPSIATLQMSAWVRNEPGFLYSSRNDLAGRSGTYVATTHFGSELQVYAKDHLRLRSSPSLTEAVQRLLTGKSDYVLHERYSVVALADPRGLLADIQRLEPAVSSRGMYFAVAHDSACNGPWLRGQLAIKMTELRAAGVPQQLLVENLERWKQQTAPTSNSQR
- a CDS encoding cysteine hydrolase; amino-acid sequence: MGHRNNPNAEAVILALLAYWRERLRPVIHIKHRSSETDSVFWPLQEGFAFKNAFQPDETETVIEKIMPCAFTTVLESVLTQRTLPASSLPVPQQTTRWSNRTNYGLQRHRRIRDCRCLPRICQTGLQGRPRSATEAHYMSLANLDGEYAKVINLEKVTDQRGEITASAPRCSIAHAYSLLPADRRCGTLASFEGINPFTVEPAV
- a CDS encoding electron transfer flavoprotein subunit alpha/FixB family protein, whose product is MTILVIAEHNNAVLAAATLNTVAAAKAIGGDIHVLVAGSGCGAIGEAAAKIEGVSKVLVADDPAYAHQLPENVAPLIAGLAQGTSPAAYSHVLAAATTNGKNFLPRVAAQLDVDQISEIISVESADTFKRPIYAGNAIATVQSSAPIKVITVRSTGFDPVSAEGGSASVEQVSSTGDAGVSAFIGEELAKSDRPELTAAKIVISGGRGMQNGENFKHLYALADKLGAAVGASRAAVDAGFVPNDMQVGQTGKIVAPQLYIAVGISGAIQHLAGMKDSKVIVAINKDEEAPIFQVADYGLVGDLFEIVPELERLV
- a CDS encoding electron transfer flavoprotein subunit beta/FixA family protein — translated: MKILVAVKRVVDYNVKVRVKADNSGVDLANVKMSMNPFCEIAVEEAVRLKEKGVASEIVVVSIGPTAAQEQLRTALALGADRAVLVESTEELNSLAVAKLLKAVVDKEQPQLVILGKQAIDSDNNQTGQMLGALTGFAQGTFASKVEVEGDKVKVEREIDGGAQTVALNLPAIVTTDLRLNEPRYASLPNIMKAKKKPLEVLTPDALGVSTTSTVKTLKVEAPAARSAGIKVKSVAELVEKLKNEAKVI
- a CDS encoding DUF4398 domain-containing protein; this translates as MLMLSVMVGCASDPAPTEQLRLTEQALTQARSVGASEQTPALALAEDELAAAVVAMKDEDYRQARRLAEKAELDARLAEASVLNDKSQQELAELARRIARLREQLGDLQ
- a CDS encoding cold-shock protein — encoded protein: MAERETGTVKWFNDAKGYGFIQRGSGADVFVHYQAIRGEGHRSLTEGQQVEFSVTQGQKGLQADDVAGF